The region ttttctgcttttttcatAGAACATTGTTGTACTTTTCAAAAAACTTTGAATGTCAACGCATTTCAATTTcaaccaaaaatatttttccaccAATATTGGTAGTTTTTTCTAACTTTgtttaaaatcatatttccCCCTCTATGATTATAGTACTAGTGCGTCATTACCACTTACTAATTGCCCAACAACTCCAGAATTTAGCAAAGACCAAACAACTGTAGGGGTAAGGATTTTGACAAAGAGGGGACAGCTTTTAAGCTCACAGTGAAACTCCCCACACCCCCCCTTTCTGCCCCCTCCTCGTCACTGTAGGCAGgttgctgctctctctctctgaaccGTTAGATGTGGGATCTCTTTACAAAGGCCTGCTGTACTCCTGTTCCACTTAGGCCATTAGAACATCTCTCTCACTGGATACTGTGACAGGCTCAGGTTGCTTCCCTATTATTTGCTGTTGTCATGTTGAGACACCCAGGAGCAGGCGCTTTCCGTTGGTGAAACTGGCACAGGAAGTACCTATCATTGTCCTTATCTGTTCCTGAAGGCGAATGGTCACAATCATGACATCAGCTGACGATTCTTCAGTGGGTTGCATATCTGCATAAACACAGCTGCAACTGTATATGAAGACAGATGCACAACATAAAACATGCACTCACACTAACAAACTCAGGAAATGGTGTATGTGATTAAGCAGGCTCTCATCATGCGCCTGGGGCAACGAGTCATAGCCAATTAAGACCAGAGCCAGAAATAGTTGCCCCTCTCAGTCTCCTCAGTGCATGTTTGTCCTGGCCTCAGCCTGTCTGTCCTGTTGCACTGACCCTGTCCAATAGAGCAAATCTATGTCTGGGATTTAAACACTTGGATTAAGGCCCCTTGCCACCAGACTCACAGAAACACCAACACATCTACACACTTAAATTCAAGAGACATTAATCTGGAGGACTGAAGTCCGACAGCAGGAGGGACAGAATCCCATCCTATAAGGAAAAGGAGAAGTGCAGGGACTAATTGTCACGAATAGGATGCAATTACTACCTGGGCTGGTATTGGGAGGAGCAGAGTTTATAGGGGCGTGCATGTGTTCAAGGGAAATGGGGAAGCTCCTTAGAGGAGGAAGTGGGAGGGACAGGAGGGTGTAGATCGGTCAGCTCCCCTATTTCTGTGATGGATTGGATTTAAAATTGCCTACAATTTAGGGCCTTCTCTGCAACATGTGGAAATGGTGACAGGATAAAGGGcgggaggaaggaaaagacaaaTCCTTACTTTTCACCACAGCTTATACTCTCTCCCATGTAACCTTTCACCTAGATTCTCTAAGACCATTGGCTGAGCaacatgcacatttttaatggaaaaatccTGAGGGAGTGTTCAGTTCCCCGGCCTGTTGGCAGACCGCTGCATGTCATAAACTGTTTTTAATGACAATGCAAGATGCCTGTGTAATGCTGCTGATACTTCAGACCCTCAGCTCTGGGCCACAGAGGTTCGAAACCCCACCCCTGCTGCCACTGCTCCCACACATCCTACGCAGTCCTTTCTCTCTAACCAGTGGGTTTGCCAAAGCCCATTACGGGGCTCATCTAGCATAGGTATTATCATTTTGATAAACTGCAGGGAGGAAATAGACAAATATAGGGCTGTCCTCCTGCTTCTTACCTTGATCTCCAGCTCGTCACCTCCACTGACTTTAAACTTGTGACTACTATGACATTCCATTGGTGGGGGTAGGCCTTTTGTTTTAATCTCTGTCGATGGAGCGTGGAACTTGGTGCCCTATCCCCTGgctttatgtgtctgtgttggtcCATGTGTTGATGGTGGGGAGGTAAATGGAGGGGCTGCAGTGTTTCCGGTATCCTTGGCGACGCAGTGGGGATTTGGAGTTAAAAAAGCCCTCAACTTAACCTGCCCCAAGCCGCCCTTACCCCTCCTCTAcctcattttttcttttcagtgtgtCATTCTGAAGTGGAAGTgacagcatctctctctctctctcgctctctcgctctcactgtgagtgtgggtgtgggtgggtggcAGGGAGCATTTAGTGACTCCCCTTGTGAGAGCATGGGAACTTTACATTTCAAAGCCAAGCAGAGGGCACCCAGAGAAACTGAAACAGGACAGAAGTTTTGTGCACGTGGGGCTGCAAAGGGTGGGGGCCAgatgggggggcggggggggggagagagatgAGTGAAATGGGGTGAGTGTATGGTTGCATGCACACGAGACTGAAGGTAAAGCATGTTTTAGAGACTGAGGAATTCTCATTTTGTTCAGATTAAGAAAGTTGTGGGGTGGGGATGGGGTGTCCGTGGGAGAAGGGGCTTGGATTATTGGGGGTGGGGGAAAGTGGTGAGTGGAGGTGATGGACATTCCTTCGGATGAAGTAGGTCATTGTTCCCTGTCTCTAGTGAAGAGAGCTCTCTGAAGGAACTGATGaagtgaaagcagcagagggagggagatgcaGGGCTGGATGGGGGGTACAGGTCCATatacgggggggggggtcgcatTATTCAGTAATCCTATTGAAAATGCCTCTGAAGGACAGTCCAAGAGAAGCTGGGAGAAAGGAAAGCGAATGGAATGTGACAACAGAAAATGCCATTGATGGTGGTCAGTTTGAAGCGGCTTGATGTGGAGAGACGTCTGCTGAATGGCAAGTCTACAGAGACAAGGAGCGGCGCTGCTCGTTCAGCTTGACAGAGATGCTCCGGCTTCACCTTTCACCCCTCCTGCTTTACTCCTCTCATCTCCTTATTCCCAACCGATCCCCTTCACATAGCACATTCCTTTGCCTTTCATCCGAGATTTTATGCTTAAGCTTTTTGCGTTGAGATGCTTAAAATGTCAAGACATGAGAACAGGAGATGCAGAATAACTATCAGTCTGATTTCATGTGTTGGCTGCAGCTTGGGTATAGAGCCAGGTGCTGGTGGGAGCTGTACATATTAAACTGCAGTTGTTCTTTAGGACATTTACTTAAAAAGAGGTATTACAACGGCAATATTAAAGTTATTGACAGACACAGTCTGTCTGGAATCTAGACACTTCAGTTGCCAGAAGAAAACCTCACATTGTGTTTGAGTCTGTTGAAGCCAAATATTCAGGGTTCAACTTGAATGGAAGAGATCTTGTTTTGAAATTGATAAAATTAGCTCTCAGTCTCAATAGATGTCCCAAGCAACATGTTAGCCATCAAAATTCAATATTCTTCATAACAGCTCTCCCTGCAGACGGGTGTTGATAGTGACTGTTAAGatagtttcttctggttttcaCTTCAACATCTCTTTATCACACTAACCCCCACATGTCAcctgtcttcttttttcagaGTTTTTCCGTGAGCTTTTGAAAAATGCAGAGATCTCACTGCACAGCATGTTTGTGAGAACATATGGGATGATGTACGTGCAGAACGCAGAGCTATTCAAGGACTTTTTCAAGGCCCTTACTCGATACTACGTGTCTGGCAGCAGTGCGATCAATCTGGACTCAATGCTATCGGACTTCTGGGCCGAACTCCTGGAGAGGATGTTCCGACTGGTCAATGTACAGTACGAATTCAGTGACGCCTACATGGAGTGTGTCAGCCGgcacacagagcagctgcagccatTTGGCGATGTCCCTCGGAAGCTCCGCATCCAGCTAACACGGGCCTTCGTTGCAGCACGCGCTTTTGTGCGTGGGCTGGCACTAATGCCTGACGTGGTCAATAAAGTTTCTACGGTAAGTGGGGTGTATCTGTAAAGCTTTTGTCACTGCTAAAAACAAAAGGCCATGGTACTCATCTAGACCAGGGGTCTGCAACTCGGGGCTCTTTCATCCTTCTGTCATGGCCCCCTGGGGCTTTGAGAAAattatgtgaataaataatggctagttaatagaaataaattttattttatctagctattttttaaaatgtaatactGGATCCTGGAGATTTGGGTGATTttgtaacattgaaataaaatgtttaaaacaccCGGTAAACTAACTTTTATTGTATGTCTCCATGGTTAGCTTAAGAAAAATTGAACATAGTTCTTTTATTTCCTAAATTCTACTATAAACTACTGTTCTTATATAAACAGCATAACTGTTATCAAACTATCTTAATTATAGTGGTCAAATAGGTTTTGTGTCTCCAGGTGGGTTTTCTTGGGTGGAAATTGCacccaaatggctcttttaatgctgaaagTTGCCATCCCCTGGTTTCGTCACTGAAAACTGATTGCTAAAGTCTGTCGATCCAacccttgtgtttttcttcgAACAGTGGTTCCAGTACAGTGTCTCTAATGACACAAACTACTTTGATTGTTTATGCTATTTTATGTTTTCCACTGTATCGAGTGATTTGTAGATGATTAGATTGTACTGATTTGGGGGAACTGGCCTATAAAAGGAATGGTCATCCTTTCTCATTGTCTAAGTatgtgtctgtgcttgtgttAGATGAGTGTTTTTGCTGTAGTACAGTGATAACAGTCTGCTAACTGCCGCCTGCCTCCTCCAGGTCAGTGCATCTCCCAGCTGTGTGCGAGCAGTCATGAAGATGATGTACTGTCCCTACTGTTCGGGCCAAGTGGCACTGAAACCCTGCCAAAACTACTGTCTGAATGTGATGCGTGGCTGTTTGGCCAACCAAGCTGACTTGGACACAGAATGGAACAACTTTCTTGGTAAGTgaccttcatgtgtttgtgtcctgcAGCTCTTATCAAACAAAGCTGACCTTGAATGTATCCTTTTATAAATGTGTGATTATAAAACAGAATATATTTGTACAAGTCTACCTCTTCTATCCTGTTTTAATATAGTAGTCAAAGTAATGTTGTGCCCATATTGTGCTCATATTTCACCAAGACCATTAAAGGTATCTAGTCCTCTCTAATCTAGTTGACACGCTCTcccttttttgttgtgtgcatGAAACCATAATGGAATAATGGAACTGGGTTAATTCAGTGAGTATATTGTgtacatatgtatatgtatatatgttttgttttgtttttttttttacttgagtTTGGCAAGAGTTTGTTTAACAACAGAGCACAGTGTGCATTGTACAAGCTCGTGTACAAACATGTCCCTCATTCTTTAGCATCTTGTTTAAGTaaaaggagaaagggaggggcaGTACATCTTGTGGTCCTCAGTATGAACACAGTTCCTGTGTTGTGTCAACAGAGACCCAGATCACTTTCCTTACATTCAGCATGTAACAGTTGCTGCACAGAGCCTCCATCTGTGGAGTCTCctttttctaaataattttagtCTCTGCTCCCTGGTGTGTGCTTCCCCCTAGTGGCAGTATTTTGTAATATCAaccataaacatttaaaaatatctcatgttctttctgcttttcagaTGCCATGCTCAGCCTGGTTGAGAGGTTAGAAGGCCCCTTTAATTTTGAGTCTGTCATGGATCCCATCGACGTGAAGCTTTCAGACGCCATTATGAACATGCAGGAGAACAGCATGCAAGTGTCGCAGAAAGTCAGTATCAATTTTAAGTATTCTTAAAAGAGagataattaaaaaacagaaaaagaaaggtaTATTTCCAGTTATTTGACTTCATTCTTGTGCCACTCTGAAGGTTTTTCAGGGCTGTGGGCAACCCAAACCAAGCATAATCATCAGATCAAAGCGTTCTGTCAAAGAAACAGGCTTTACTGGCCGCTTCCGCCCTTACAGCCCTGATGCCGGGCCCACGACTGCTGCTGGGACCAGTTTAGATCGTTTGGTAAGTCTAAGAAGTCTAAGAAAATCCACATAATGTATAGATTattgttgatttgttgttgtttcatctgTTATTTGTGCGTTCTCCTCATAGACAAATGAtgtgaagaagaagctgaaacATGCAAAGAAGTTCTGGTCTACTTTGCCAGAGACTGTATGTGAAGGTGAGAAGATTGCATCTGGCGATGAGTGCTGGAATGGAACGGCAAAAAGCAGGTAAGGTCTACGTACGAATGTTTGTATACGAGTAACATAAAGAAATCTAACCCCTTTAACTAATATCAACTCTCACGTTACATAGGTATGAGTCAGTCGTCATTGGGAATGGACTGGCCAATCAGGTGTCCAATCCTGATGTGGATGTGGACATAACAAAGCCAGACATAGTCATTCGTGGTCAGATTGCAGTTTTGAAGGAAATGACGAGTCGGCTTAAAGCTGCGCACAGTGGCAATGACATCTCTATCGATAATGGTGAGAATCAAAATGCTGCCTGTGATTTTCTTCATGACACAATGTCTTGGTTGTTCACAGCTGACCCccgtgtctgttttgttttccttctttgtttttgttttgttttgttttttcttgccagATGAAGATGGcagtggaggagaagagagtGGCAGTGGTTGTGACTCTCAGTCTTGTGACACAGATCGGGACATCTACTTCTCCACTCCGCCAAACCCTGGCAAGCCACGGGTTAATCAAGTGGTGGTGGGGAGAACTCCACCGACTGGGGTTGCCTCACAGGGAAGCATGGCGCTGGCGCTCTGCAGcctggccctggccctgctTGCTCCCCACTTGAGATAAAACTGGCTGGGCAGAGGGAAAAGGACGAGAATGACCAGAAGTGATAGAGCAAAGGGGAAAACTGTCAGAGAGACCTTTTAAAAAGACTGCCTTCAGGACCTTGGACTGTTCGccattgggggggggtgggggggggactctttgtaatattattataacttcacttttaattatttgtttgtatgtttttaaggACATCAGTGTACAGCAATATGATTTTCTTATCAAGAAGTCAATCTTTACCTTTCTCCCCCAGATAGACCTTCACTCCTTATGGCTCTTTTAGAGCTTCACTATGGTTCTGCTTGCAGCATTGCAAAGATAACAAATTAAATAGTAAGCAAGTAGTTGGATTGAACATTTGGCGCCTGTGGTGGGGCATAACTTCATATTTctgaggattttatttttttccattattcaGAGCTCAATAGAATATGTTATGGAAACATTTCATGACAGCAATTTTGCACATAATCTGTGTGCATACGTgaatgtttgagtgtgtgcatttacacatttacactcctcagccaatcagaaattATGTAGCAACCTGCTCATCAAGGAATAGTTGGAACTTCAGTTCAGTTTGCTTTGTTAAGGTGCTAAAAATCTTCTCAGAAATGCAGTGGGGTTAGTTACAGCACAGGTATTTATGTTTCACCTGGAGATGGAATCAGTCTTTTGAAGGTCTTTCAGGGCGCCCTGCAAGCCCATACATGCATATTGTATGTCTGCTATGAGCATTATCACAATCTAAATATtaatttctcattatttttttttatttaatttcttcattttaagACAGTTCAAATAGTAAGGTCATACCTCATGTATGCTCAGTGCCAACGCAATCTAGTGATGTTGAGTTGAAAGTGTCTGACAGAGTTGAGATATGTGCCTGGAAATCTGGTGGAAGGAGGACTCCCCTGGCATTACCCCTAAAGAAGGCAAAGCTGACAAGTCCTGAAAACCCTTTTTGGTACTTTAAGATCAGTTCAGTGCAGAGGATTGACTCTGTACAGTCTTATGGAAGAGAAAAGGTGGCGACACAGATGTTCAGAGCATTTTACATGAAACTAGAGAAGAGGACAGGGCagtgatgaa is a window of Echeneis naucrates chromosome 10, fEcheNa1.1, whole genome shotgun sequence DNA encoding:
- the gpc4 gene encoding glypican-4 codes for the protein MKTLLVLCVACTLVVLSVSGTAEQKLKNCDEVRIAYSSKGFNVNDVPHKLVNGAPLKVCPQGFSCCTVEMEEKLSQQSHSDMKAPVSRLSTNLQSTFKQKHDHFDKFFRELLKNAEISLHSMFVRTYGMMYVQNAELFKDFFKALTRYYVSGSSAINLDSMLSDFWAELLERMFRLVNVQYEFSDAYMECVSRHTEQLQPFGDVPRKLRIQLTRAFVAARAFVRGLALMPDVVNKVSTVSASPSCVRAVMKMMYCPYCSGQVALKPCQNYCLNVMRGCLANQADLDTEWNNFLDAMLSLVERLEGPFNFESVMDPIDVKLSDAIMNMQENSMQVSQKVFQGCGQPKPSIIIRSKRSVKETGFTGRFRPYSPDAGPTTAAGTSLDRLTNDVKKKLKHAKKFWSTLPETVCEGEKIASGDECWNGTAKSRYESVVIGNGLANQVSNPDVDVDITKPDIVIRGQIAVLKEMTSRLKAAHSGNDISIDNDEDGSGGEESGSGCDSQSCDTDRDIYFSTPPNPGKPRVNQVVVGRTPPTGVASQGSMALALCSLALALLAPHLR